The following DNA comes from Halalkaliarchaeum sp. AArc-CO.
AGGCTATCGAGGCCGCGGCGTCCGTTTTCGGCCGCCTCGGATTGACCGCAGCGAGCCGTGTATACGCAGCCGCAAGGGGAACTCCGTAGCCACTCTCCCTGTCCATGATAAGATTCGTGTCCTCGCGTGTCGAACCGAAGTAGAACGGCGGGCCCGGACACTGACCGTCGAAAGTACTCTCCAATCCACTGACGAGGGATCGAAGAGACGGATTGTCGGTACTCGATTTTCGAGTCTTAGGGTGTGGGAAGATCGATTTCCAGCGTATGTTGTTCTCCGGATCCGAAAGTACCACTTGCTACCCCGAACTCCACTTGTTCTTCGACATCGACATCGTCAGCATCTATTGGACATTCCCCATCCTTGGCAGCTTCTTCGACCTCTTTGACGTCGAACTCCTCGGTGAGATCACGCGGGGGCCGAATGAAGACGGCCAGATGCAGGTCGAGCTCCTCATCGGAAACGACCTCAAATCTGACGCTGACATGGGTCGGGTTGTCCTCGTCGTCGAAGTCGAACTCTCTGTCGAGGAGATCGATTTTGTCCTCCTTCGGAAAAGTGCAGGACGGATTGAAGCTGACGCGATCCGAGTTCCCCACTGCAGCCATTAGGAAGTCTTCGGGTTCGTATTTCGGTACCTCGGGTGGGCTCAACCCGAGACCGAAGTCGACTTGCCAGTACACGGGTCCCTTACACTCGCCGTCGCTTATGGTGAGCAGTGCGTTCCGACCGCCGCCTGTCACATCGACAAAAGCATCCTCTACGGTTCCGCCATCGTTCTTGCATACCTCGATCTGATAGGCCCCATTCCCTCGCTGCACCCACTCATCGTACGTCTCGGTATCTCCATCCTCGTACGTCACCTCGAGTTCGTTGACCTCCTCGAACTCTTCTGGTCCTCCAGGCGTCAGTACCCAATACCAGCATCCATCTTGCTCGGGACAGTCCTGTTCGGCGTGCTCACTTCCCTGTCCACCCCATTCGATCGTGCGGTCCTCGTCATCGCTTTGCGGCGGGCCTCTTTCGTCGTCCGGTGGACCGCCGGCGTGGTCGGGCGGCCTCCCGCCGTTGCCGTTCGGTGGACCACCGTTACCCGTCCCCTTAGGTGGGCCCCGGGCGGACGCCGATCCGGTACCGCCGATCCCGACTAGCGATATCCCTCCCAGCGTTCGCAACACTCTTCTTCTCGGGAATGCTCTCGATCCATGACCTTCTCCTTCGGTTTCTTCCCCCGTCATCGACCGCAATAACGGTCCGAACTTGCAATGTTATACACTAACTACTTGAAGCTTGAAGCCGTTGAAATCCTGTTCTTTGGCGAACGTAACCTTACTGCTCTTCGGGGATCGGATTCTCGACGTACTGGGGTGTGACATCGCGTTCGAGAGTGTCACACAACGTCTCGACGGCCGTATTGAAGCTGTGTTGTTCGCCTGTTCCCAGGTTGTAGATACCGTCAAGGTCGTGAGCCGCAGCGAGTTCGACTCCGCGAACGACGCCCCTCGACGTGGACGAAGTCACGCGTCTGTGTCCCGTCCCCGTAGATCTCGGGCGAGTTCCCGTTTACTATCTTATCGGCAAACTGGGAGATGATAGAGATACGAGCGCATACCCCCGCCTTCCCGTGAGTGACGAGTGTTCCGACGCTCTGTCGGAACCGAGGAGCGAACAGGCGGGGGTCAAGCGGACACTCAGGACACACAAACCACCGTACTGTGCCGGGACTGGATGACCGACCAAACGTTTTTGTCGTGCCCCGGCGTACTGGAAACTGCTACGGAATCGGTGAGATGCCGGCCCCCAACAGACAAGGGGCGGTGACGAACGCGGTCTGTTCGTCACACGGCGATGACATCGATTCCGATGGGGCCTGCGTGACCGGGTCACAGCCCTACAGCGAGGGTGAAAACGAGAGTTTCGCCGGTATGCTGCCGGTTCCCTCTGAGTGCGGGTTGGAACCGGAATGCCGTGGTTCGGCACGGCAGTCATCCGGTGGCCAGATGCCACGGCCTTCAGGCCGTGGAGGAGGTCACAACACCGAGAACCATTAAGACCCAACAAGGGCTCTTATGGGCATGTCCCTAACGGTGGGGGAGGTCCGCCATCTGGAGGAGATAGCCATTGACTTGCCGATCGATGAGATCCTGGACCGGCCGCCGTTTCCGACGTGGATGGACTCGCGGCATGCAGCGGGGAAACTGCGGGATGCGGTCGCCGAGGTGCGACCGGCGGTCCTTGCGGAGATCGAACCGCGTGGAATGTACCGAATCCTCGAGACCGACGACTCCGGCATCGCTGCCTACGAGCCGCCGGAACTCTTGCTGGATGCAGAATACGTCTGTAGCGTGGTCGTAACCGTGGGCGAGCTGTCGGACGAGGAAGACGAGGCGCCGCAACTCTTCGAGGGGTTCGTTCGCGACGCCGTCGAAAACGTGGCGTTGACTGTCATCACGGAAACCGTGGGCGACGAGATCCGGGACGTCGCCGAGAAAAACGGCTGGAACACCACGCGGCTGTTCACGCCCGGGGACGGCGGCTACGACTGGCCGCTCTCGAACCGCCGGTACGTGTTCGAAACGCTCCCGACGGATGAGATCGGGGTCTCGCTACTGGACAACGGCCTGAACGTCCCGAACAAGACGATCAGCGGTGTCGTCGGTATGGGCTCCAGCGTGACCCAGGTGCCGGGATTTCACTCCTGTCTCGGGTGTCCGATCCTGCAGGAGTGTGACTACGCGGATACATCGGATCTCGCGCCCGTGACAAACTGACACGCTCCCTATACCGCGTCAATTCTTCTTCTGGAGCCGGTCCGTGACCGCTAAAAGCGGTGTGACGTCGGCATACTTCATCTCCATGTCGAACAGCGACACCTCGTGTGAGACCACCGATCGGTCCGCCACGCACTCCGGCGGCACGATCATCCGGAAGTTGCTGGAGTGGCCGTCAACCACGGTCGCCCGGACGCAGCCACTCGTCGACATCCCGCAAATGATCAGGGTGTCGATCCCGTAGTGGTGCAGGTAGTTCGACAGGTGCGTGTCGAAGAAGGCACTCGCACGGGGTTTTTCGAACACCTGTTCGCTCTCCTGCGGTTCAACTTCGGGGGGGATCTCGTCGAGTTTCTCTACCCACTGTCGATGCTCCTCGTCCGGCGTTCCCTCGACGGATCGTATCGTTGGCTTCCGATACTCCCGGGGATACGTGCCGGCGGGTGTCGGAACCGCGTACACGACCGGAACGTCGACGTCCCGCGCCGTCGCCAGGAGCTCCGCGGTCGACTCCACGCACGGCTGGCTGACTTCCGGTCGTTCTTCGATGAACGCAAGCGTCAGATCCACGACGAGGACGGCGGGCGAATCACCCCATGCGGCGGTCCGCGAAGTTTCCCCCTCCGTCTCGAAGTACTCGAGGTCCGAATCCGGGATCACGTCCGGGACGTAGTACGCGCCGTTCCTGTTCATCCAACCGGCTCCGTTACGATCCGCTCTTGTCTTCTCCCGCTGTCCACCGTCGCGCGCCCGGGACGATCCCGACGAGTTTGGTCACGTATCCGAACCGGAACAGCCCGACCTGGAACAGCACCCCCAGAACGAACACCGCCAAAAACAGCGGCGAGAGCATGTCGAAGATCAACGGCTCGATCGACAGCGTCTCCTGGGCGGCCTGGAACTCGGCGAGCGTCAGCGACCGGGTCGCGAACGCCGAGCCGATGAAGCCGCTTGTGAACACCAGCGTCAGCTTGGTCGCGACCAGGCCGAACAGCGCGCCGACCACGAGGCCGACGACGGTGACCGCTGCGGTTTCCCACGTCCCGGCGACGTAGATCGGCGCCACGGCGAACCGGGCGATGAACGCGCCGACGATTCCCCCGATCCCCATCACTGCAAACGAGAGACCCGCGTACGCGAGGAACGCCCCGACCAAACCGACGACGACCACGATTCCCGCGGTCGCGACCAGACCCTCGGCTCCGACGACACCGAGCAGCGACGGTGCGAAGACGTACCCGGTTCCCGCGCCGACGAGGAAACCGGCGAGCGTGACGGCGTACACCGAAAGCGCCGCCCCGACGAACGCGAGCAACAGCCCTGCGAGGACGAGTCCGACGTCGACTGGGGTGACCATACGGAGGTGTTCTTTCGGGATCCTATAAAAGTCGACGGACGGCCACTGCTTGCTTGCTGTGACGCCCGCGACGGACGTCTCCGATCACCGCGGGCGTCCGTATTTGGCGGCCTTGATGTCGAGATACCGGCTGTAGGATCCGACCGCGAGCGCGAGCCCGACGATCGCGATCACGAACCCGACGATGCTGCTCATCCCGATCGAGAACATCCCGACGAGAAACCCGATCAGGAAGGTGAACACTCCGACTGTTGCGAGCACGATCGACAGCACTCCCGACGGCTGGACCTCCTCGCAGTGTGGGCACGTTTTGGTGCCTCGCGAGATCGGCTCGCCGCAGGCGAAACAGCGACGTCGCGCCCGTGGCTCGCGGTTGTCACGGGGCATAATTGGCGGGAGTTCGGTCCCCTCTTAGCTCTCCCTGTCTCCGTCTGTGTCTTCGGTTTCGTCGGTCGCCCGGGACTCGCTTCCGTCGACGTGTTCCCGGTCGGCATGCCGCTCGGGGTCCGCGCCGTCGGCGCCCTCCCGCTCGGCGTGCCGCTCGTCGCCGTCCGAGTTGTCGACTTCTTCCTCGGTTTCCGCGCCGTTGCTCACGGTCACCTGGGCCGCGCGAAGCACTTTCTCTCCCATCTCGTACCCCGGCTGGTACAGTTCGGCGATCGTGTCTTCGGGCGCTCCAGAGTCGACTTTCAACATCACTTCGTGACGTTGGGGATCGACCTCCTCGCCGGGTTCCGGATCGATTACGTCGACGTTTTCCTCCTCGAGCACGTCGTCGAACTGCTCCAGCGTGGATTCGACGCCGGGACGGATGTCTGCCTCCTCCTCCTGCTCGAGGGCTCGCATCAGGTTGTCTCGAACCGGAAGGAGTCGTTCGACCAGCTCTTCGGTCGCCCGTTCCCGGAGCTGGTCGCGTTTCTTCTCCTGTCGTTTCTTGAAGTTCTGGAAGTCGGCCTGTTTGCGCTTCAGCCGGCTCACCAAGTCCTCGACTTCCTTGGATCTCTCCTCGAGTTCCTCCTCGAGCGTTTCGACTCTCCCTTCCAGCTCGCTGAGCCGATCTTCGACGGCCTCGGCCAGTTCCTCGTCGTGTGTGGCGACCCGTTCGACGAACTCAGTCTCGCGGTCGACGACGTCTCCGTCAGCCGACGTCGACTCGGCTGCCTCCGACGTCGACTCGGTGTCGGTCTCCCGGGTGTCGTCGCCGGCTTGCTCGGTCATGTTCGAAGGATACGCACGCCCCGGCTTAAGAGTTCAGAAACCGCCGACCTATTTCACGGGCAGCGACGAACTACGCGGCATGACCGCACCGAACCGAAACGCGCTGTGGGCGGCAGCGATCGTCGAGGAGCTGGTTGCCGCGGGGGTCGACACCGCCTGTGTCACGCCGGGAAGCCGATCCACGCCGCTGGCCGTCGCGTTCGCGAACCACGACGACGTTCACGTCTTCTCTCACCTCGACGAGCGCTCGTCGGCGTTTTTCGCTCTGGGCCGGGCGCGGCGTACCGGTCGGGTGACGCCGCTCGTGTGCACGTCGGGGACTGCGGCGGCGAACTACCATCCGGCGGTGCTCGAGGCGGATCGCGCCCGCGTGCCGTTGCTCGCGCTCACTGCCGACCGGCCGCCGGAACTGCGCGACTCCGGAGCGAACCAGACAGTCGACCAGGAGAAGCTCTACGGCAACGCGGCCCGGTACTACAAGGACCTCCCGGAACCGGAAGCCGCCCCGAGAAAGCTCAGATCGCTCCGTACGACTGTCGCCCGTGCCCTCTCGGCGGCGGAGGGGACGCCTGCCGGACCGGTTCACCTGAACGTGCCGTTCGCGAAACCGCTTGAACCGACTCCGGTCGACGGCGACGTGCCCGCGGATCTGGAGCCCGTGGCCGCAGAAGGGCGACGAGCCTCCACGTCGACGGTCGAACCGTTTGTCGATCGAACCGCCGGGACGCCGGAACTCGACGAGCGATCGCTCCGGGCGGTGGCACAGAACCTCGAGGCGGAACGGGGGCTCATCGTCGCGGGGCCGGCCGATCCCCCTGGATTCGATCGGGAATCGATCGTCGCACTCTCGCACGCGACCGGCTATCCGATACTCGCAGATCCGCTCTCCGGACTTCGGTTCGGCGGCCACGTGAGGGTAGCGCCGGTGATTTCGGGGTACGACGGCTACCTGACCGCCGACTCGGAGGATGCACTGGCCAGCCCGGCCGACGAGTGGCCGGCGCCGGACGTCGTACTCCGACTCGGGGCGTCTCCGACGTCGAAATCGCTCCGGAAGTATCTCGCCCGGTCGGGAGCCGACCAGTTCGTCGTCGACCCCGCCGGTGGCTGGCGGGAGGCGGAGTTTTCCGCGACGGATCTCGTCGTCGCCGATCCGTCCCGTCTGTGCGCTCGACTCGCCGAGTTGCTCCAGGGCCGATCCGCCGGGAAAGAGGAGTGGCGTAGACGCTGGGAGACGGCGGACAGGATCCACTTCGAGACGGCCCACCAGTGGATCGTTGACGGGGACGAACGGGACGGGACGGAGGGACAAGCCCTCTACGAGGGTTGGGTGCTGTCCGACGTCGTCGATCTCGCGCCCGACCCCGCGACGGTGTTCGTGTCCAACTCCATGCCGATCCGCGACGCCGACCGCTTTGCGGCCGCCGACTCGAGCGCCGTGACGATGCTCGGAAATCGTGGGGCGTCGGGCATCGACGGGATCGTCTCGACGGCGCTGGGGGCGGGCAGCGGAACGACCGACGATCTGGTCTGTGTGCTCGGTGATCTGGCCTTTTACCACGACATGAACGGGCTGTTGGCGCTCGCGCGGTGCGAGGTCGAAGCGACGTTTGTACTCGTCAACAACGACGGCGGCGGGATCTTCCACAAGCTCCCCATCGAGCGGTTCGATCCGCCGTTCACCCGGCAGTTCAAAACCCCACACGGCCTCGATTTCGAGCCGAGCGAGGGGCTGTACGGCGTCTCGTTTGCCCGCGTCGACGCGAGACCCGAAAGCGACCTCGAGTCTCCTCGGGAGACGTTTCGGGAGTGCCTCTCGGCGGCGATCGCCGCCGAGGGATCACACGTCGTCGAACTTCGGACGGACGCGAAAGCGGGTCATCGCGCGCGGGAGGCTCTCGAGGGGGCTGTACGCGAACGGGTCGTGAAAGAAACCCAGACCGGCTAGCTCGGCCCTCGTACGGAGTCGCCGACACCACTCTTCACGAACGTCACTCTTCACGAAGCCGTTCGTACGCGCGATTGACGCGCTTGAACTCCTCCCGGCTGCCGGAGTCGGTGTCGGGGTGAGATTCCTTTACTCGACGCCGATAGGCACGCCGTATCGCGTCGGCCGACGCGTCCGGTTCGATCTCGAGCGTCTGGAATGCCTCGCGTTTCGAGAAACGGTTCCCCCTCTGCGTCCCCGATCCCGCCCCCGTTCCGTTCGACTGGTAGGCGCGCCTCCGGTTGCGTTCTGCACGTCGATCTCGTTCGCCCCGTTGCCCGCGGGTCTCCTCCGGGCCTTCGGGTCCGAAACGCACACCTCCGACTGTTGACGCCCGAGCCTGATCGAAGGAGAGACGACCCGTTGCGTGTTGCCACATCACGTACGTCGCGCCCCCGAACGGCACCGACAGAAGGAAAAAGAACGGGGAAACGACGACGGCGACCACGAGCATGAACGCAGTCATCCCACCCATGACTGCTGCGAGTCCGACGACGATCGCCTCTCGGTGCACAGGGTTCGTTGGGGGCGGACGCCCGTAAGGTTCTCGGGCGGATTTCGGCGAGGCGAACTGTTGGCACCCGACCCGAACGTATACGATTCCCGCCGACGTACGCCGATACATGAGCGTCAGCGGCGTCTGTCAGATCTGTGAATCCCGTCCCGGGCGTCACACCTGCCGGCTCTGCGGGCAATTCGTCTGTGAAGAACACTTCCGGACGATGGAGGCGATCTGTACTGACTGCGCTGCGGGCGCGACCCAGTGAAGTCGGGCTACCGGTACCGGTTCAGTTCTTTTTTGAGCCGTTTCGCGGCGTCGCCGGCCGCGTTCACGTACCGGTCGAGTTCGGCATCGGTGACGTCCGCTCCCGTCGCGCCGACGGCGTCCTCGCCGGCGAAGATGATCCCGCGCGAGGAATTCACCAGGCCGACGTCCACCCCATCGCGATCGATTAGCCCGTGTTCGACTGCAGCCTCCGCGTCCCCTCCCTGGGCGCCGATTCCCGGAACCAGAAACGGCAGGTCCGGGACCTCGTTCCGGAGCGTCTCCAGTTCCTCGGGGGCGGTCGCGCCGACGACGAGTCCGACGTTGTCGCCCTCGTTCCAGAGATCAGCGAGAGCGGCGACCCGGCGATACACCGGCTCCCCGGTTTCGAGTTCGAGATCCTGGAGATCCGCGCCGCCGGGATTGGAGGTCCGACACAGCACGAACACCCCACTGTCGTGGCGGTCCAGGAACGGCTGCAACGAGTCCCGACCGAGATACGGGTTGACGGTTATCGCGTCGACCCACTCCAGCACCTCGGCGTATTGGCGCGTCGTGTTTCCGATGTCCGCCCGTTTCGCGTCCAGGAGCACCGGAACCCCCTTTCCGTGGGCGTACGCGACCGTCTCCTCGAGCGCCCGCCAGCCGTCCGGGCCCTCGTAAAAGGCGGCGTTCGGCTTGTAGCAGGCGGCGTGTTCGTGGGTCGCATCGACGATCCGTCGGTTGAACGCGAACCGCGGGAGGTCTCGATCGGCGACTGCTCCCGGAAGCCTGTGCGGATCCGGATCCAGCCCCACCGACACGACGCTGTCGATCATCCGGATGCGATCCCGGAGATCCTCGAAGAAGTTCATACGGTCTCCTCGACAGCGATCCCTAAATAGGCCCGCGATTCGACGGGGCACTGCCGCCCGGTTCTCCCTCTGTGAGAGTCCCCCACAAAGTTGAAGTAGCGGTGTGGTATATCGTAACATGTATGGCCTCTGCACCGAGTGCCGACGACGAGCTGTTCGACGAATTCCTTTCGGACCGCGGCCACGAAATGGCGGAGACGCGATGGGAATATTCGTATAACAAAAAGCAGTGCCCGGAGTGCGGCGGTCTCAACGACGAATCGTCGACGGAGTGCTCGGTATGCGGCTGGCATCCGGGTGCGGCCTGACAGGACGAACGGACGCGATCGTTTTCGACGCGACTGATTTTTTCGGCTACTGTCCCCGACAGTGTCGGCTCGGTATCCAAAATTGCTGCCGCCCCCGGCAAACTTAAGTTGTCCCCGCTATCAGTACCTCGTGACGCTTCGCTTGGAGGGCCGAAGCGTCAGCGGGGACCATTCAGGGCGGCGCGTGCCCGCGTCGACCGTTTTCCGGTCACGCGGGTTCGTTTCTATCCCCTTTTGAATTCGTCTCGCCGGTTACCCACTGCTCCGTGTTCGGACTTCCTTCGTGGCGCCGACGAGCAGCGCTCGGCAATGGAGAGTGCGGGGGAAGGGATTCGAACCCTCGAACTCCTTCGAGAGCGGATCTTAAGTCCGCCGCCTTTGGCCAGGCTCGGCCACCCCCGCCCGTCCGACGGTTCGTCCTCGACTGAAAAGGGCCTTCCGGATCGGGTGGCCGAATCATCCTACCCGACTGTTCCGACGAGAGCGGTTCGAACGGCCGAAGAAATGAGAGCGGTTCGAACGGCCGAAGAAATGAGAGCGGTTCGAACGGCCGAAGAAATGAGAGCGGTTCGAACGGCCGAAGAAATGAGAGCGGTTCGAACGGCCGAAGAAATGAGAGCGGTTCGAACGGCCGAAGAAATGAGAGCGGTTCGAACGGCCGAAGAAATGAGAGCGGTTCGAACGGCCGAAGAAATGAGAGCGGTTCGAACGGCCGAAGAATTGACACGGAAACGGGTTGATCTTCCGAAACCTGTAATCGATAGATTACACGAAACGAAATACTTATATAGGTAAACTTGGAATAGCTGCTTGGTACCGCATACCATCAACCATGAGTGATAAATTGTCCCATATCAAGGACCTGTCCCGGCGCGACGTAATGAAGTACGTCGGCGCGGGCGGGGCAGTCGGCTTGGCCGGCTGTCTCGGCGACGAACCGGCTGACGACAACGGGGAAGACCCCGGCGAGAACGGCAACGGAACGGAACCGGGTGAGGAGCTTCCGGACCAGGAGCTGTATTTCGCACAGGTCAAAGGCCCTCTCGACCTCGATCCGATCGTCGCGAACGACGTTCCATCCGTCCAGATCATCGGGCAGCTATATGACGGGTTATACGAGTACGATCTCGGCGTGGGGATCGATCCGAAAATCGCGAGCGATCAACCCACGGTCGAACGCGACGGAACTCGATTTATCGTTCCGATCCGCGACGACGCGGAGTTCCAGAACGGCGATCCGGTGACTGCCGAAGACGTCATCCACACGGTCCGGGCTCCCTACGAGGAGGAGACCGAAAACGCCGCGGAAGTCGATATGGTGGAAAGCGCGGAAGTCATCGACGAAACCACCGTCCAGTTCGACCTGGAGTTCCCGTATGGTGCCTTCGAAACGACGCTGGTGCGATACGTCGTAAACGAGAGTGTACGGACAGAGGATCGCGAGGCCTACAACGTCGACCCCGTCGGCTCCGGACCGTTCCAGCTTGTCGACTGGGACCAGGAAGACTTCGCCACGGTCGAGCGCTGGGACGACTACTGGGACGGTGACCGGATCGGCTACCCAAATCTCGCACGTATCGAGTTCGATCCCATCGAGGAGCAGACGACCCGCGTCACCAGTCTCCAGACGGGCGACAACGACATCATCGAGACGATCCCGCCGCAGTTGTACGAAACCGTTCGCGGCATCGAAGACGCCACGATCGACGAGGAGCCGGGGGTCGGATACTTCTACCTCGCGTTCAACTGTGGTGAAGGCCCGACTGCGGATCCGGTCGTCCGCGAGGCGGTCGACTACGTGTTCTCGATGGATCAGGCGATCGAGAACTTCGTCGAACCGGCCGGGGTTCGCCAGGTGAGTCCGTATCCGCTGTCGATTTCCGAGGAGTGGGACTTCCCGATCGACGAGTGGGGAGACATCGAACACGACCGGGACCTCGATGCGGCAGAGGACCTGTTCGAGCAAGCCGGCGTCGACTGGGATTACGACTGGCGGATCATCGTCCCGCCGGACGACATGCGCGAACAGATCGGCGTCTCGATCGGCGACGGCCTGCAGAACGTCG
Coding sequences within:
- a CDS encoding isochorismatase family protein; the protein is MNRNGAYYVPDVIPDSDLEYFETEGETSRTAAWGDSPAVLVVDLTLAFIEERPEVSQPCVESTAELLATARDVDVPVVYAVPTPAGTYPREYRKPTIRSVEGTPDEEHRQWVEKLDEIPPEVEPQESEQVFEKPRASAFFDTHLSNYLHHYGIDTLIICGMSTSGCVRATVVDGHSSNFRMIVPPECVADRSVVSHEVSLFDMEMKYADVTPLLAVTDRLQKKN
- a CDS encoding phosphate ABC transporter permease, translated to MVTPVDVGLVLAGLLLAFVGAALSVYAVTLAGFLVGAGTGYVFAPSLLGVVGAEGLVATAGIVVVVGLVGAFLAYAGLSFAVMGIGGIVGAFIARFAVAPIYVAGTWETAAVTVVGLVVGALFGLVATKLTLVFTSGFIGSAFATRSLTLAEFQAAQETLSIEPLIFDMLSPLFLAVFVLGVLFQVGLFRFGYVTKLVGIVPGARRWTAGEDKSGS
- a CDS encoding zinc ribbon domain-containing protein — protein: MPRDNREPRARRRCFACGEPISRGTKTCPHCEEVQPSGVLSIVLATVGVFTFLIGFLVGMFSIGMSSIVGFVIAIVGLALAVGSYSRYLDIKAAKYGRPR
- the menD gene encoding 2-succinyl-5-enolpyruvyl-6-hydroxy-3-cyclohexene-1-carboxylic-acid synthase, with protein sequence MTAPNRNALWAAAIVEELVAAGVDTACVTPGSRSTPLAVAFANHDDVHVFSHLDERSSAFFALGRARRTGRVTPLVCTSGTAAANYHPAVLEADRARVPLLALTADRPPELRDSGANQTVDQEKLYGNAARYYKDLPEPEAAPRKLRSLRTTVARALSAAEGTPAGPVHLNVPFAKPLEPTPVDGDVPADLEPVAAEGRRASTSTVEPFVDRTAGTPELDERSLRAVAQNLEAERGLIVAGPADPPGFDRESIVALSHATGYPILADPLSGLRFGGHVRVAPVISGYDGYLTADSEDALASPADEWPAPDVVLRLGASPTSKSLRKYLARSGADQFVVDPAGGWREAEFSATDLVVADPSRLCARLAELLQGRSAGKEEWRRRWETADRIHFETAHQWIVDGDERDGTEGQALYEGWVLSDVVDLAPDPATVFVSNSMPIRDADRFAAADSSAVTMLGNRGASGIDGIVSTALGAGSGTTDDLVCVLGDLAFYHDMNGLLALARCEVEATFVLVNNDGGGIFHKLPIERFDPPFTRQFKTPHGLDFEPSEGLYGVSFARVDARPESDLESPRETFRECLSAAIAAEGSHVVELRTDAKAGHRAREALEGAVRERVVKETQTG
- a CDS encoding J domain-containing protein, with product MHREAIVVGLAAVMGGMTAFMLVVAVVVSPFFFLLSVPFGGATYVMWQHATGRLSFDQARASTVGGVRFGPEGPEETRGQRGERDRRAERNRRRAYQSNGTGAGSGTQRGNRFSKREAFQTLEIEPDASADAIRRAYRRRVKESHPDTDSGSREEFKRVNRAYERLREE
- the pyrF gene encoding orotidine-5'-phosphate decarboxylase: MNFFEDLRDRIRMIDSVVSVGLDPDPHRLPGAVADRDLPRFAFNRRIVDATHEHAACYKPNAAFYEGPDGWRALEETVAYAHGKGVPVLLDAKRADIGNTTRQYAEVLEWVDAITVNPYLGRDSLQPFLDRHDSGVFVLCRTSNPGGADLQDLELETGEPVYRRVAALADLWNEGDNVGLVVGATAPEELETLRNEVPDLPFLVPGIGAQGGDAEAAVEHGLIDRDGVDVGLVNSSRGIIFAGEDAVGATGADVTDAELDRYVNAAGDAAKRLKKELNRYR
- a CDS encoding HVO_0416 family zinc finger protein, with the protein product MASAPSADDELFDEFLSDRGHEMAETRWEYSYNKKQCPECGGLNDESSTECSVCGWHPGAA
- a CDS encoding ABC transporter substrate-binding protein → MKYVGAGGAVGLAGCLGDEPADDNGEDPGENGNGTEPGEELPDQELYFAQVKGPLDLDPIVANDVPSVQIIGQLYDGLYEYDLGVGIDPKIASDQPTVERDGTRFIVPIRDDAEFQNGDPVTAEDVIHTVRAPYEEETENAAEVDMVESAEVIDETTVQFDLEFPYGAFETTLVRYVVNESVRTEDREAYNVDPVGSGPFQLVDWDQEDFATVERWDDYWDGDRIGYPNLARIEFDPIEEQTTRVTSLQTGDNDIIETIPPQLYETVRGIEDATIDEEPGVGYFYLAFNCGEGPTADPVVREAVDYVFSMDQAIENFVEPAGVRQVSPYPLSISEEWDFPIDEWGDIEHDRDLDAAEDLFEQAGVDWDYDWRIIVPPDDMREQIGVSIGDGLQNVGFDNVEVQRLDWGTFTEAYQSGDEDDFNMYTLGWSGSPDPDAFAYHLLSQEVEGVTNGTFHDYDEASDKITEARRSADREERRQLYIEATTELLEERVHLPAYNLQNSYGISGRVDDYHAHPISSVTRVFSEHNNVSVE